The proteins below are encoded in one region of Pseudonocardia sp. DSM 110487:
- a CDS encoding putative immunity protein, with protein sequence MRIEPGDLELTMDELRMVARFAVQSAEDVLTVFEQHHPDDRRPRAAVEAAWAFVGGANRTKLQRVTSLDAHRAAKEATTEAAKHAAHAAGDAASAAYLHPPAAVQGWAPSVRASQVGHILRAAAHAACAAELYADGDPGVGDERIERARQRATRVLVDVLGRFPPAPVGKTRVAQLMKSLDTSLRSG encoded by the coding sequence ATGAGGATCGAACCCGGCGATCTCGAGTTGACCATGGATGAGTTGCGCATGGTCGCTCGCTTCGCAGTGCAGAGCGCCGAGGACGTTCTGACCGTCTTCGAGCAGCACCACCCCGACGACAGACGACCACGTGCGGCTGTCGAAGCGGCGTGGGCGTTCGTCGGCGGCGCCAACCGTACGAAGCTGCAGCGCGTCACCTCCTTGGATGCGCACCGAGCGGCCAAGGAAGCGACGACCGAGGCCGCGAAGCATGCCGCACACGCCGCCGGTGACGCCGCCTCCGCCGCGTACCTCCACCCGCCCGCTGCTGTGCAGGGCTGGGCGCCGTCCGTCAGGGCGTCGCAGGTCGGGCACATCCTGCGGGCCGCAGCGCACGCGGCATGTGCGGCCGAGCTGTACGCCGATGGCGATCCGGGCGTGGGCGACGAGCGCATCGAGCGGGCTCGTCAGCGTGCGACACGCGTCCTTGTCGACGTGCTCGGGCGTTTCCCTCCTGCACCCGTCGGCAAGACCCGCGTCGCACAGCTCATGAAGAGCTTGGACACATCGTTGCGGTCAGGCTGA
- a CDS encoding PPOX class F420-dependent oxidoreductase, which produces MIFTAREKRYLTKHPLGRLATIGPSGAPMNHPVACWVDLDSGVVDVGGPGLSTSRKARNIAVEPRVSIVIDDVADEPVGPGGQRGRGLEIRGRAELVATQGPMIEGFTSEVLRIWPNRIRSWNVDGPGSRDRNV; this is translated from the coding sequence ATGATCTTCACTGCGCGTGAGAAGAGGTACCTGACCAAACACCCGCTGGGTCGGCTGGCCACGATAGGGCCGTCCGGTGCACCGATGAATCACCCGGTGGCGTGCTGGGTCGACCTCGATTCCGGAGTCGTTGACGTTGGTGGGCCCGGCCTGAGCACGTCGCGCAAGGCGCGCAACATCGCGGTCGAACCTCGCGTATCGATCGTGATCGACGACGTTGCGGACGAGCCTGTCGGCCCTGGCGGCCAGCGCGGCCGCGGGCTGGAAATCCGGGGACGCGCCGAATTGGTCGCGACACAAGGGCCGATGATTGAAGGATTCACCAGCGAGGTCCTGCGGATCTGGCCGAATCGGATCAGATCCTGGAACGTGGACGGGCCCGGCTCCCGTGACCGGAACGTCTGA
- a CDS encoding FMN-binding glutamate synthase family protein, with protein MKWRRVLPLAAAAGVAAHDLVQRRHALLRNFPVIGHGRYLVEKIGPELRQYIVAGNDEERPFSRDQRRWVYASAKLENNYFGFGTDNDVEHTPGYVIVKHRTFGRAVPASSPRAGHEAWLPCAKVLGAARGRRRAFRPDSVVNISGMSFGSLSGNAVAALNKGAALAGCMQNTGEGSVSPHHLLGGELVWQIGTGYFGCRDEHGRFDLHRLKDVVAAAPIRALEVKLSQGAKPSLGGLLPGVKVSPEIASTRGVPVGRDCVSPSRHAEFTNTDELLDWVEMLAAETGLPVGIKSAVGDMAFWDELTHLMADTERGVDFVNIDGGEGGTGASPLVFTDSVALPFRMGFSRVYRTFAQRGLHEQVVFAGAGKLGLPDNAVTAFALGVDLVYVAREAMLAIGCIQAQKCHTDTCPTGVATQNRWLAHGLDPELKSVRAANYIRTLRRDLLKVAEATGVEHPALIGSDDVEILTGQTVGTPLHEIYGYEPDWGYPSAADQAAVVKLMTDTASQGGSAQPSPTAAGKS; from the coding sequence ATGAAATGGCGTCGGGTGCTGCCGTTGGCCGCCGCAGCCGGGGTCGCCGCCCACGACCTCGTGCAGCGCCGGCACGCGTTGCTCCGCAACTTCCCCGTGATCGGCCACGGCCGGTACCTCGTCGAGAAGATCGGGCCCGAGCTGCGGCAGTACATCGTCGCAGGCAACGACGAGGAGCGCCCGTTCAGCCGCGACCAGCGACGCTGGGTGTACGCCTCGGCCAAGCTCGAGAACAACTACTTCGGCTTCGGCACCGACAACGACGTGGAGCACACGCCGGGCTACGTGATCGTGAAGCACCGGACGTTCGGCCGCGCCGTGCCCGCGTCCAGCCCTCGCGCAGGCCACGAGGCGTGGCTCCCGTGCGCCAAGGTGCTCGGTGCCGCCCGCGGGCGCAGACGGGCGTTCCGCCCGGACTCGGTCGTGAACATCTCCGGAATGAGCTTCGGATCGCTCTCCGGCAACGCGGTGGCGGCGCTGAACAAGGGGGCGGCGCTCGCCGGATGCATGCAGAACACCGGCGAGGGCAGCGTGTCGCCCCACCACCTGCTCGGCGGGGAGCTGGTGTGGCAGATCGGCACCGGCTACTTCGGCTGCCGCGACGAGCACGGCCGATTCGACCTGCACCGGCTGAAGGACGTCGTGGCAGCGGCCCCGATCCGGGCGCTGGAGGTGAAGCTCAGCCAGGGCGCCAAGCCGTCGCTGGGCGGGCTGCTGCCCGGCGTCAAGGTCTCCCCCGAGATCGCGTCCACCCGCGGTGTCCCCGTGGGGCGCGACTGCGTGAGCCCGTCCCGGCACGCCGAGTTCACCAACACCGACGAGCTGCTGGACTGGGTCGAGATGCTCGCCGCGGAGACCGGGCTTCCCGTCGGCATCAAGTCCGCCGTCGGCGACATGGCGTTCTGGGACGAGCTCACCCACCTCATGGCCGACACCGAACGCGGCGTCGACTTCGTCAACATCGACGGCGGCGAGGGCGGGACCGGAGCGTCGCCGCTCGTATTCACCGACTCCGTGGCCCTGCCGTTCCGGATGGGCTTCAGCCGGGTCTACCGGACGTTCGCGCAGCGCGGGTTGCACGAGCAGGTCGTGTTCGCCGGAGCCGGGAAACTCGGCTTGCCCGACAACGCCGTGACCGCATTCGCGCTCGGCGTCGACCTGGTCTACGTCGCGCGCGAGGCGATGCTCGCGATCGGCTGCATCCAGGCCCAGAAATGCCACACCGACACCTGCCCGACCGGTGTGGCGACGCAGAACCGCTGGCTTGCCCACGGCCTCGACCCGGAGCTGAAATCGGTGCGGGCGGCGAACTACATCCGCACCCTCCGTCGCGACCTGCTCAAGGTGGCCGAGGCCACCGGCGTCGAGCACCCCGCCCTCATCGGCAGCGACGACGTCGAGATCCTCACCGGGCAGACCGTGGGCACGCCGCTGCACGAGATCTACGGCTACGAACCCGACTGGGGCTATCCGTCCGCCGCCGATCAGGCCGCCGTCGTGAAGCTGATGACCGACACCGCATCACAGGGCGGTTCGGCACAGCCCTCGCCCACCGCCGCCGGTAAATCCTGA
- a CDS encoding universal stress protein: MPEIKLIIVGVDGSENSRIALHWAYGEATHHGASLTAVTAWHRPALFMAPPYGSLPPEGYETQPKDDALAMLERFTADLTPTTPAVDVRTSIAEGNPAKVLIERSKEADLLVVGARGREGFAGMLLGSVSQHIVAHAECPVVVVR; this comes from the coding sequence ATGCCAGAGATCAAGCTCATCATCGTTGGGGTCGACGGATCCGAGAACAGCCGGATCGCCCTGCACTGGGCCTACGGCGAGGCCACGCACCACGGCGCTTCCCTCACCGCGGTCACGGCATGGCACCGGCCGGCGTTGTTCATGGCCCCGCCGTACGGGTCGCTCCCTCCGGAGGGCTACGAGACCCAGCCGAAGGACGACGCCCTGGCCATGCTGGAGCGGTTCACCGCCGATCTCACCCCCACGACGCCGGCCGTGGATGTGCGAACCTCGATCGCGGAGGGGAACCCGGCCAAGGTGCTGATCGAGCGGTCGAAGGAGGCCGACCTGTTGGTGGTCGGGGCGCGGGGCCGCGAGGGATTCGCCGGGATGTTGCTGGGCTCGGTCAGCCAACACATCGTGGCCCACGCGGAGTGCCCGGTGGTGGTCGTGCGCTGA
- a CDS encoding MFS transporter yields the protein MTGDVASGFDPTDRFVGFRSDRKGAHSMAVNVAEVTEVGSDDERRPLMTPGNIAWMNLGFFGVQFSFGLTQTAVNPLFVLLGADAHSLPILNIAGPITGLLIQPFIGAMSDKTWSPRWGKRKPFVLGGGLVCVIILFLFPVVTALWMAVICLWLVDAGNNTAMEPYRALISDRLRKTQIPRGFLTQSLFTGAGAVLANVSLYVFQQAITGATDAGVPYWVFVCFWLGAVCCLVTISIAMVRTKEIPPTDEELTEIRSKSKGPVATIAEIAEAVKVMPIGMHKIGLAFLFQWYAMFIYWQFVSVSVAESVFNAAPDTPGYEEAAGWTGLMNGGYNFVTMISALFLLPLCQRFGGKRVHAGTLALAGLSLAALSQINNQILTLVPMIGLGICWASMVGVPYLMVASMVPRERTGVYMGILNMMIVVPMLIQTITFGWIFESFLGSRGTNAIMLAGVLLLAAAMAMLWVNPPPADEESSVVPLAGRREITVYDRVVVGSDGSPSALYAVARAHEVASAAEARMVVVSAYDPGTEAQRTEQVDGRRLLYGEKAARDAMRTSVKELTSERIRDIEQVVVAAKPAEALLRVAGRNPASLIVVGNRGLGAQEGEMLGSVPGEIVKKAVCDVLVVQTSALHEED from the coding sequence GTGACGGGGGATGTCGCGTCCGGTTTCGATCCGACTGACCGCTTCGTCGGCTTTCGATCCGACCGCAAAGGAGCGCATTCGATGGCAGTGAACGTTGCGGAAGTCACCGAAGTCGGATCGGACGACGAACGCCGCCCGCTGATGACACCCGGCAACATCGCATGGATGAATCTCGGGTTCTTCGGTGTGCAGTTCAGCTTCGGACTCACCCAAACTGCGGTGAACCCGCTGTTCGTGCTGCTGGGGGCGGATGCCCACAGCCTACCGATCCTCAACATCGCCGGCCCGATCACCGGTTTGCTGATCCAACCGTTCATCGGGGCGATGAGCGACAAGACCTGGAGTCCCCGGTGGGGCAAGCGGAAGCCCTTCGTGCTCGGCGGCGGCCTGGTGTGCGTCATCATTTTGTTCCTCTTCCCGGTCGTGACCGCGCTGTGGATGGCCGTGATCTGCCTGTGGCTGGTCGATGCCGGGAACAACACCGCGATGGAGCCCTACCGGGCGCTGATCTCCGACCGGCTGCGCAAGACGCAGATTCCTCGCGGCTTCCTGACCCAGAGCCTGTTCACCGGCGCCGGCGCGGTGCTGGCGAACGTGTCGCTGTACGTCTTCCAGCAGGCCATCACCGGCGCCACCGACGCCGGCGTGCCCTACTGGGTCTTCGTCTGCTTCTGGCTGGGAGCGGTCTGCTGCCTCGTGACGATCTCGATCGCCATGGTCCGGACCAAGGAGATCCCGCCGACCGATGAGGAGCTGACGGAGATCCGGTCGAAGTCCAAGGGTCCCGTCGCCACGATTGCCGAGATCGCTGAGGCCGTGAAGGTGATGCCCATCGGCATGCACAAGATCGGCTTGGCCTTCTTGTTCCAGTGGTACGCCATGTTCATCTATTGGCAGTTCGTGAGCGTCAGCGTCGCCGAGTCGGTCTTCAATGCGGCCCCGGACACTCCCGGCTACGAGGAGGCTGCGGGCTGGACCGGGCTGATGAACGGCGGATACAACTTCGTCACGATGATCTCCGCCTTGTTCTTGCTGCCGCTGTGTCAGCGTTTCGGCGGCAAGCGGGTGCACGCGGGCACCCTGGCGCTCGCCGGACTGTCATTGGCCGCATTGTCACAGATCAACAATCAGATCCTGACCCTCGTGCCGATGATCGGCCTCGGCATCTGCTGGGCCAGCATGGTCGGCGTCCCGTACTTGATGGTCGCGAGCATGGTCCCCAGGGAACGCACCGGCGTGTACATGGGGATCTTGAACATGATGATCGTGGTTCCCATGCTGATCCAGACGATCACGTTCGGCTGGATCTTCGAGAGCTTCCTCGGCAGCAGGGGAACTAACGCGATCATGCTTGCCGGAGTGCTGCTCCTTGCCGCGGCCATGGCCATGCTGTGGGTCAACCCGCCGCCGGCGGACGAGGAGTCTTCCGTCGTGCCGCTCGCCGGGCGCCGCGAGATCACCGTCTACGACCGGGTGGTGGTCGGCTCCGACGGATCCCCCTCGGCGCTGTACGCCGTGGCAAGGGCGCACGAGGTCGCTTCCGCCGCCGAGGCCAGGATGGTGGTCGTTTCGGCGTACGACCCGGGGACCGAAGCCCAGCGGACGGAGCAGGTCGACGGTCGCAGGCTGCTGTACGGCGAGAAGGCGGCCCGAGACGCGATGCGGACGTCGGTGAAGGAGCTGACCTCGGAGCGGATCCGGGACATCGAGCAGGTGGTCGTCGCGGCCAAGCCCGCCGAGGCCCTGCTGCGGGTGGCCGGCCGGAACCCCGCCAGCCTGATCGTCGTGGGCAACCGCGGCCTCGGCGCGCAGGAGGGCGAGATGCTCGGGTCCGTGCCCGGCGAGATCGTGAAGAAGGCGGTCTGCGATGTGCTCGTCGTCCAGACCTCGGCTCTCCACGAGGAGGACTGA